A single region of the Streptococcus macedonicus ACA-DC 198 genome encodes:
- a CDS encoding Immunoreactive protein Se23.5: MRFLFNNYKLVQRLIHIISAVVFIASCLFMIWLYQHGYLTNQAKLQTLVGQDKFLGALFFTLLQMMQVVVPIVPISLTMVLAVMTFHPVVGILTSCIGIILGSTILFLLTRWYGKRFCLLFVKEETFKKYQKLVATHKSFTIIFILCMISPFAPADLLVMLAAFSNMSFKTLSKIIILCKPISIIGHVLILIYGGEWALHFL; encoded by the coding sequence ATGAGATTTCTGTTTAACAATTACAAACTTGTGCAGCGTTTGATTCATATCATTTCAGCTGTTGTTTTTATCGCTTCTTGTCTCTTTATGATTTGGCTTTATCAGCATGGCTATCTAACTAATCAAGCCAAATTACAAACGCTTGTGGGGCAAGATAAATTTTTAGGAGCACTTTTCTTCACTCTTTTACAAATGATGCAGGTTGTTGTGCCAATCGTCCCTATTAGTTTGACTATGGTTTTAGCTGTCATGACTTTTCATCCAGTTGTTGGCATTTTAACGAGTTGCATTGGTATTATCCTTGGTTCTACTATTTTATTTTTACTAACACGTTGGTATGGGAAACGATTTTGCCTGCTTTTCGTCAAAGAGGAAACCTTCAAGAAATATCAAAAACTGGTTGCCACCCATAAATCCTTTACTATCATTTTTATTTTATGTATGATATCACCCTTTGCACCTGCTGATTTACTTGTGATGTTAGCCGCGTTTAGCAATATGTCCTTCAAAACTCTTTCAAAAATCATTATCCTCTGTAAACCAATTTCCATTATCGGACACGTGTTAATTCTCATTTACGGTGGTGAATGGGCACTACATTTTCTTTAG
- a CDS encoding ABC transporter, ATP-binding/permease protein — MKELGHYFKGYLKETILGPLFKLFEASFELLVPIIIARIVDTIIPHHDKNHLYMMIGLLFLLAIVGVLVAITAQYFSSKAAVGYTRQLTKDLFKKIMGLSKEDRDQLTTSSLVTRLTSDTYQIQTGINQFLRLFLRAPIIVFGAIIMASTISPKITIDFLLMVVILFVIVFTMSHLLNPIYAKIRQATDRIVNMTRQQLEGVRVIRAFDQVAAEEQEFAAANQDYTDLQIKAGHLSSLVTPLTYLVVNGTLILVIWQGNLEISRGLLSQGMLIALVNYLLQILTELLKMTMLVTSLNQSFISAKRITEVFEKDSEDLATELVQSESAFALVVKDMTFTYPTAAKPSLSHIDFSVNAGAFLGVIGGTGSGKSTLVELLTHFYTPQEGSLTIFQNQHSPKTLGEWRSWVNVVPQKAELFQGTIRSNLTLGIRDEVSDNELWKALNIAQASDFVSEKEGQLDAKVEAFGRNFSGGQRQRLTIARALVRKAPFLILDDSTSALDYLTEAKLLSAIHKELKEVTLVLISQRTNSLKAADKILLLDKGHQLDFASHDELLKQNDVYRAIHYSQHQEEKEA; from the coding sequence ATGAAAGAATTAGGTCATTATTTTAAAGGGTACCTCAAGGAGACAATCTTGGGTCCCCTTTTCAAATTGTTTGAAGCATCTTTTGAGCTTCTAGTTCCGATTATTATTGCTAGAATTGTTGATACTATTATCCCTCATCATGATAAAAATCACCTTTATATGATGATAGGGCTGTTATTTTTACTGGCAATTGTTGGGGTGCTTGTGGCTATTACGGCACAATATTTTTCTTCCAAGGCTGCCGTTGGCTACACACGTCAGTTGACAAAGGATTTATTTAAAAAAATCATGGGCTTGAGTAAAGAGGACCGTGACCAGCTGACAACATCTAGTTTAGTAACCCGTTTGACAAGCGATACTTACCAAATTCAAACGGGTATCAACCAGTTTTTACGTCTGTTTTTACGAGCACCGATTATTGTTTTTGGTGCGATTATTATGGCATCTACCATTAGTCCTAAAATAACGATTGACTTCTTGTTAATGGTGGTGATTTTGTTTGTGATTGTCTTTACCATGTCGCACTTGCTCAATCCGATTTACGCAAAGATTCGTCAGGCTACCGATAGAATTGTCAATATGACACGCCAGCAATTAGAAGGTGTACGTGTGATTCGTGCCTTTGATCAGGTTGCAGCAGAAGAACAAGAATTTGCGGCAGCCAACCAAGATTATACTGACTTGCAAATTAAAGCTGGTCACCTATCAAGTCTCGTAACGCCGTTGACTTATCTGGTGGTTAATGGTACATTGATTTTGGTGATTTGGCAAGGAAATCTTGAAATCAGTCGTGGGCTTTTGTCACAAGGAATGTTGATTGCTTTGGTGAATTACCTGTTGCAAATTTTGACGGAATTGCTCAAAATGACCATGCTTGTCACATCATTGAACCAATCTTTTATCAGCGCTAAACGTATCACAGAAGTATTTGAAAAGGATTCTGAAGATTTGGCAACTGAGCTGGTACAAAGCGAGTCTGCATTTGCTTTGGTGGTCAAAGACATGACGTTCACCTATCCAACCGCTGCCAAGCCGTCGCTGTCACATATTGATTTTAGTGTGAACGCTGGTGCCTTTTTAGGTGTGATTGGTGGAACAGGCTCTGGGAAATCAACTTTAGTCGAACTTCTCACTCATTTTTACACACCGCAAGAGGGAAGCTTAACTATTTTTCAAAATCAGCACTCTCCTAAAACACTTGGGGAATGGCGTTCTTGGGTCAATGTGGTACCACAAAAGGCAGAGCTATTTCAAGGAACAATTCGTTCAAATTTGACTTTGGGAATTCGTGATGAAGTTAGTGATAATGAGCTCTGGAAAGCTTTGAATATTGCTCAAGCTAGTGATTTTGTGTCAGAAAAAGAGGGACAATTGGATGCCAAGGTTGAGGCATTTGGGCGTAATTTCTCTGGCGGACAACGTCAACGTTTGACAATTGCGCGTGCGCTTGTTAGAAAAGCGCCGTTCTTAATCTTAGACGATTCGACATCAGCGCTTGATTATTTAACAGAAGCGAAATTGCTATCAGCCATTCATAAGGAATTAAAAGAAGTGACTCTTGTTTTGATTTCACAACGCACTAATAGCTTGAAAGCAGCTGATAAGATTTTGCTGCTAGATAAAGGACATCAACTTGATTTTGCCAGCCATGATGAGTTACTCAAGCAAAATGATGTTTACCGCGCTATTCATTACTCACAACACCAAGAAGAAAAGGAAGCGTAA
- a CDS encoding ABC transporter, ATP-binding/permease protein, translating into MKAKNQNHTSRRLFKDLLSEKGLVFGATLGTIAQVSLTVYLPILIGNAVDVVLSPKSISLIVPIVAKMIVVVALNTLVQWVNPLIYNRLTFGYIYTLRQKVMEKLNQMPISYLDKKSSGDLVSRVTTDAEQLSNGLLMVFNQFFIGILTIIITIVTMADIDLLMLGLVLILTPLSLFLARFIAQKSYHLYQNQTKSRGQQTQYIEEMIRQESLLHTFNAQDMAIDTFTTINDTYADYSQGAIFYSSTVNPSTRFINSLIYALLAGVGALRIMSGAFTVGQLTTFLNYVNQYTKPFNDISSVLSELQSAIACAERLYAILDEENEPLPVKAHLNTDSIQGQIEFKDVSFGYTSQNTLINHLNLLIPAASKVAIVGPTGAGKSTLINLLMRFYEVNSGAIYLDGVSIADYPVSELRQQIGMVLQETWLKVGTIHDNIAYGNPDATREEVIAAAKAANADFFIRQLPNGYDTYLADAGSSLSQGQRQLLTIARIFVKLPKILILDEATSSIDTRTEVLIQEAFEKLMQGRTSFIIAHRLSTIQSADLIVVMVKGDIVEHGTHDDLMAKQGVYYQMQTAQAA; encoded by the coding sequence ATGAAGGCAAAAAATCAAAATCATACTAGCCGCCGTTTGTTCAAAGATCTTTTATCAGAAAAAGGACTTGTTTTTGGTGCCACACTTGGAACGATTGCACAAGTCTCTCTGACCGTTTATTTGCCTATTTTGATTGGGAATGCGGTGGACGTTGTTTTATCTCCGAAATCAATTAGTTTAATTGTGCCAATTGTAGCGAAAATGATTGTTGTTGTCGCTTTGAATACCTTGGTGCAATGGGTAAATCCGTTGATTTATAACCGTCTAACGTTTGGTTATATTTACACATTGCGTCAAAAAGTCATGGAAAAATTAAACCAGATGCCGATTTCTTATCTTGACAAGAAAAGTTCAGGTGATTTGGTTAGTCGTGTGACAACTGATGCCGAACAATTGAGTAATGGCCTGTTAATGGTGTTCAATCAATTTTTTATTGGTATTCTAACGATTATCATTACCATTGTGACAATGGCTGATATTGATTTGTTAATGCTTGGTTTGGTGCTAATTTTGACACCATTATCACTTTTCTTAGCACGTTTTATCGCTCAAAAGAGTTATCATCTTTATCAAAATCAAACAAAATCACGCGGGCAACAAACACAGTATATTGAAGAAATGATTCGTCAAGAAAGTTTACTCCACACCTTCAATGCGCAAGATATGGCTATTGACACTTTCACGACGATTAATGATACTTATGCTGATTACTCACAAGGAGCTATTTTCTATTCTTCAACGGTTAATCCGTCAACGCGTTTCATTAATAGCTTGATTTATGCTCTTTTGGCAGGGGTAGGGGCACTTCGGATTATGTCAGGTGCTTTTACAGTTGGGCAATTGACAACTTTCTTGAATTATGTCAATCAATACACCAAGCCATTTAATGATATTTCATCCGTTTTGTCAGAATTGCAGAGCGCCATTGCCTGTGCAGAACGTCTCTACGCTATTTTAGACGAAGAAAATGAGCCTCTTCCAGTAAAAGCTCATCTTAATACAGATAGTATCCAAGGACAAATCGAATTCAAAGATGTATCGTTTGGTTATACTAGCCAAAATACCTTGATTAACCACCTTAATTTATTAATCCCAGCAGCTTCAAAAGTGGCTATCGTTGGACCAACAGGTGCAGGAAAATCAACTTTGATCAATCTTTTAATGCGTTTTTATGAAGTCAATAGCGGAGCTATTTATTTGGATGGTGTTTCTATAGCAGATTATCCTGTGTCAGAATTGCGCCAACAAATCGGTATGGTATTGCAAGAAACATGGCTGAAAGTTGGAACGATTCACGATAATATTGCATATGGAAATCCTGATGCTACACGAGAAGAAGTCATTGCTGCCGCAAAAGCAGCTAATGCTGATTTCTTTATTCGTCAGTTGCCAAATGGTTACGATACTTATCTGGCTGATGCAGGATCGTCATTGTCGCAAGGACAACGTCAGCTGTTAACGATTGCTCGAATTTTTGTCAAACTACCAAAAATCTTAATTCTTGACGAAGCCACTTCATCTATCGATACTCGGACAGAAGTATTGATTCAAGAAGCTTTTGAAAAATTAATGCAAGGAAGAACAAGTTTTATCATTGCACACCGCTTGTCAACCATTCAATCAGCTGATCTTATTGTAGTCATGGTAAAGGGTGACATTGTTGAACATGGTACGCATGATGATTTAATGGCAAAACAAGGCGTTTATTACCAAATGCAAACAGCCCAAGCAGCGTAG
- a CDS encoding Type III restriction-modification system methylation subunit produces the protein MAKIEPKIFDELKTALVSFGDKYFVGEELNRSKLTDDLRNYDEALLSKLFEVDFIMQHFIKEVAGQKIFQIEQLEEAVLYNDYWDTSYTKYENRVGLASKGKFLQDSQDVVLDFPFKDGVLTASMTKEDNEDGYDDAFLNEVIEKNEIDRLFDKKVFVNVKRFGDNQADSGQRTADSLDNGIVSFDKEKDNLIIKGNNLLTLHALSNHYAGKVKSIFIDPPYNTGNDGFGYNDSFKHSSWLTFMKNRLEIARELLSNQGSITIAIDYNELGYLLTLADSIFGKENLQNIITVRRASASGAKVINPGVVTISDYLVVYSKNKSQWKPNKVFAAKDRDNRYNQFIKNVSSHYESWEFMPLLEAFAESQGIKKSQLKKELGEAFDRKLDEFAYENADSVFRWVSLDEGQISQEARALKHLSKDNPDKMYYMERPGYNDYYMKNGKAMLFMRERLIDVDGKLAFGTAITDIWDDVLPNDLHNEGGVSFKKGKKPEKLVRRILELTSNENDLVMDFFAGSGTTGAVAHKINRQWILVEQMDYIEDVLKTRLLNTTNGDRTAGISKDVAWQGGGSFVYAELFPKNMGYLQDVIHAKNLDELKSVYERMLAGTDTTEPADISFRADLSKIDWLQGFDENKRLLVKLLDKNGLYYNFSEIDDKNVRDLISDEDYTFNKNFYEGGD, from the coding sequence ATGGCAAAAATTGAACCGAAAATTTTTGACGAGTTGAAAACGGCTTTGGTATCTTTTGGCGACAAATATTTTGTCGGAGAAGAATTGAACCGTTCCAAACTCACGGATGATTTACGAAATTATGATGAAGCACTTTTAAGCAAATTATTTGAAGTGGATTTCATCATGCAACATTTCATCAAGGAAGTGGCGGGGCAAAAGATCTTTCAGATTGAACAACTTGAAGAAGCCGTTCTCTATAACGATTACTGGGACACAAGCTACACCAAGTATGAAAACCGTGTTGGTTTGGCTTCAAAAGGTAAGTTTTTGCAAGATAGCCAAGATGTCGTTTTGGACTTTCCTTTCAAAGATGGTGTTTTGACTGCTTCAATGACTAAAGAAGATAATGAAGATGGCTATGATGACGCCTTCTTGAACGAAGTTATTGAGAAAAACGAGATTGACCGTCTATTTGACAAGAAAGTGTTTGTCAATGTAAAACGCTTTGGCGATAATCAGGCGGACAGCGGACAACGGACAGCGGACAGCTTAGATAATGGGATTGTTTCTTTTGATAAAGAGAAAGACAATCTGATTATCAAAGGAAATAATCTGTTGACGTTGCATGCGCTCTCCAATCATTATGCCGGAAAAGTGAAGAGTATATTTATAGATCCACCCTATAATACTGGAAATGACGGTTTTGGATATAATGACAGTTTTAAGCATTCTAGTTGGCTCACGTTTATGAAAAATAGACTTGAAATTGCAAGAGAATTACTAAGCAATCAAGGTAGTATAACAATCGCTATTGATTACAATGAGTTGGGGTATCTGTTAACACTCGCAGACTCAATCTTTGGGAAGGAAAATCTTCAAAATATCATAACAGTCCGTCGAGCTAGTGCCTCGGGTGCAAAAGTTATAAATCCTGGAGTTGTAACTATCTCTGACTACCTAGTCGTATATTCAAAAAACAAATCTCAATGGAAGCCTAACAAAGTGTTTGCAGCTAAAGATAGGGATAATCGTTATAATCAATTCATCAAGAATGTAAGTAGCCATTACGAATCATGGGAGTTCATGCCTTTGCTTGAAGCTTTTGCAGAAAGTCAGGGAATTAAGAAAAGCCAGTTAAAAAAAGAACTTGGCGAGGCATTTGATAGAAAACTAGATGAATTTGCTTACGAAAATGCTGATTCTGTTTTTCGATGGGTATCATTGGATGAGGGACAGATAAGTCAAGAAGCTCGTGCTTTGAAACACTTATCGAAAGATAATCCAGATAAGATGTATTACATGGAACGTCCAGGATATAATGATTACTACATGAAAAACGGAAAAGCGATGTTATTCATGAGAGAGCGACTAATTGATGTTGATGGAAAATTAGCGTTCGGGACTGCCATTACAGATATTTGGGATGACGTATTACCTAACGACTTACACAATGAAGGTGGAGTATCGTTTAAGAAAGGGAAAAAGCCCGAAAAACTTGTACGTCGTATTTTGGAATTAACAAGTAATGAGAATGATTTAGTCATGGACTTTTTTGCTGGCTCTGGTACTACTGGAGCAGTTGCGCATAAAATTAATCGGCAGTGGATTCTTGTAGAGCAAATGGACTACATTGAGGATGTGCTAAAGACGAGACTCCTTAATACAACAAACGGGGACCGAACTGCAGGAATCTCCAAGGATGTCGCCTGGCAAGGTGGCGGTTCGTTTGTTTATGCTGAACTATTTCCTAAGAATATGGGTTACTTGCAAGACGTTATCCATGCCAAAAACCTTGATGAATTGAAGTCAGTCTATGAGCGTATGCTTGCTGGAACAGATACGACCGAACCTGCCGATATTTCGTTCCGTGCTGATTTATCCAAAATTGATTGGTTACAGGGGTTTGACGAAAATAAACGCCTACTTGTGAAACTCCTTGATAAAAACGGGCTTTACTACAACTTCTCAGAAATTGACGATAAAAACGTCCGTGACTTAATCTCTGATGAAGACTACACTTTCAACAAGAATTTCTATGAAGGTGGTGACTAG
- the amyA gene encoding Cytoplasmic alpha-amylase, with protein sequence MTNETLMQYFEWYLPNDGKHWQRLAADAPELAQKGISKIWLPPAFKATHAGDVGYGVYDLFDLGEFDQKGTIRTKYGTKADYLAAIASLKENGIEPLADVILNHKAAADHTEIFTVVEVSPEDRTKVLGEPFEIEGWTNFTFAGRHKTYNDFEWHWYHFTGIDYDVKTGKTGIFKILGDNKGWANQDLVDGENGNYDYLMYADLDFKHPEVIKNIYDWADWFVQTTGIAGFRLDAIKHIDSFFMGNFIRDMKLKYGDDFYVFGEFWNGDEQSNNNYLENTDYRFDLVDVRLHQNLFEASQEMETYDLRTIFDQTLVKNHPDSAVTFVDNHDTQRGQALESTIAAWFKPAAYALILLRQTGLPCIFYGDYYGISGEFAQENFKKEIDQLLQLRQTAVYGQEEDYFDDPNCIAWTCLGDDEHPTALATLISNANAASKRLFVGEKWANHIFTDVLENNQTEVTIDTQGYGVFPVNEKSVSAWVPNH encoded by the coding sequence ATGACAAACGAAACTTTGATGCAATATTTTGAATGGTATTTACCAAATGACGGGAAACATTGGCAACGATTAGCAGCTGATGCTCCCGAACTAGCTCAAAAGGGCATTTCTAAAATCTGGTTACCTCCTGCTTTTAAGGCTACACACGCTGGCGATGTTGGCTATGGTGTTTATGACCTTTTCGACCTCGGAGAATTTGACCAAAAAGGAACGATTCGAACCAAATATGGAACTAAAGCCGATTATCTTGCTGCCATTGCTAGCTTAAAAGAAAATGGTATTGAGCCCTTAGCGGATGTGATTTTGAATCACAAGGCAGCAGCTGACCACACCGAAATCTTTACTGTTGTCGAAGTGTCGCCAGAGGACCGCACAAAGGTTCTTGGTGAGCCTTTTGAAATCGAAGGTTGGACAAATTTTACTTTTGCAGGTCGACATAAAACCTATAATGATTTTGAGTGGCACTGGTATCATTTTACAGGAATAGATTATGATGTCAAAACTGGAAAAACTGGAATTTTTAAAATTCTAGGCGACAATAAAGGTTGGGCAAATCAAGATTTAGTTGACGGTGAAAATGGGAATTATGACTATCTGATGTATGCTGATTTGGATTTCAAACACCCTGAAGTCATTAAAAACATTTACGATTGGGCAGATTGGTTTGTTCAAACAACTGGTATCGCTGGTTTTCGATTAGACGCTATCAAACACATTGATTCTTTCTTCATGGGTAATTTTATCCGTGATATGAAATTAAAATACGGCGACGATTTCTACGTCTTTGGTGAATTTTGGAATGGTGATGAACAGTCTAACAACAATTACTTGGAAAATACCGATTATCGTTTTGATTTGGTAGATGTCCGCCTTCATCAAAATCTCTTTGAAGCTAGCCAAGAAATGGAAACTTATGATTTGCGGACAATTTTTGACCAAACCTTGGTCAAGAATCACCCAGATTCTGCCGTTACTTTTGTCGATAACCATGATACACAACGTGGGCAAGCTTTGGAATCAACTATTGCAGCATGGTTTAAGCCTGCTGCTTACGCTTTGATTCTACTTCGTCAGACTGGATTGCCTTGTATTTTCTATGGTGATTACTACGGTATTTCTGGCGAATTTGCACAAGAAAATTTCAAAAAAGAGATTGACCAATTATTACAGCTTCGTCAAACAGCTGTCTATGGACAGGAAGAAGATTACTTTGATGACCCCAATTGCATTGCGTGGACTTGTCTTGGGGATGATGAACACCCCACAGCACTAGCTACACTCATCAGTAATGCTAACGCTGCTTCAAAACGCTTATTTGTTGGCGAGAAATGGGCTAACCACATTTTTACAGATGTCTTAGAAAATAATCAGACCGAGGTCACCATTGATACGCAAGGTTATGGCGTTTTTCCTGTTAATGAAAAATCTGTCAGCGCGTGGGTGCCAAATCACTAA
- the guaA gene encoding GMP synthase [glutamine-hydrolyzing]: MTDNSSLNDVQKIIVLDYGSQYNQLIARRIREFGVFSELRSHKITAEEVRAINPIGIVLSGGPNSVYADNAFGIDEEIFELGIPILGICYGMQLLTDRLGGKVVPAGQTGNSEYGQSTLRLKANSKLFADTPDEQTVLMSHGDAVTEIPEGFHLVGDSADCPYAAIENTEKNIYGIQFHPEVRHSVYGNDILRNFAFKICGAKGDWSMDSFIDLQISEIRKKVGDRKVLLGLSGGVDSSVVGVLLQRAIGDQLTCIFVDHGLLRKGEGDQVMNMLGGKFGLNIIRVDASKRFLDLLAGVDDPEEKRKIIGNEFIRVFDDEASKLKGVDFLAQGTLYTDVIESGTDTAQTIKSHHNVGGLPEDMQFELIEPLNTLFKDEVRALGTALGMPDEIVWRQPFPGPGLAIRVMGEITAERLETVRESDAILREEIAKAGLDRDIWQYFTVNTGVRSVGVMGDGRTYDYTIAIRAITSIDGMTADFARIPWDVLQKISVRIVNEVDHVNRVVYDITSKPPATVEWE; the protein is encoded by the coding sequence ATGACTGACAATTCTAGTTTGAATGATGTTCAAAAAATCATTGTTCTTGATTATGGTAGCCAGTATAACCAATTGATTGCACGTCGTATCCGTGAATTTGGTGTGTTCTCAGAATTGAGAAGCCATAAAATCACAGCAGAAGAAGTGCGTGCGATTAACCCAATTGGTATCGTACTTTCAGGTGGTCCAAATTCAGTTTATGCTGATAATGCCTTTGGTATTGATGAAGAAATTTTTGAATTGGGTATTCCAATTCTTGGTATCTGCTATGGTATGCAATTGTTGACTGACAGACTTGGTGGTAAAGTTGTTCCAGCAGGTCAAACTGGTAACAGCGAATACGGTCAATCAACACTTCGCTTAAAAGCAAATTCAAAATTATTTGCTGACACACCAGATGAACAAACCGTTTTAATGAGCCACGGTGATGCAGTTACCGAAATTCCAGAAGGTTTCCACCTTGTTGGTGATTCTGCTGATTGCCCTTACGCGGCCATTGAAAATACTGAGAAAAACATTTATGGTATCCAATTCCACCCAGAAGTTCGTCACTCAGTATATGGTAATGATATTTTACGTAACTTTGCTTTCAAGATTTGTGGAGCTAAAGGTGATTGGTCAATGGATAGTTTCATTGATTTGCAAATTTCTGAAATTCGCAAAAAAGTTGGAGACCGTAAAGTTCTTTTAGGACTTTCAGGTGGTGTTGATTCATCAGTTGTTGGTGTTCTTCTTCAACGTGCTATCGGTGACCAATTGACATGTATCTTCGTTGACCATGGTCTTCTTCGTAAAGGAGAAGGGGACCAAGTTATGAATATGCTTGGTGGTAAATTCGGATTGAACATCATTCGTGTTGATGCTTCAAAACGTTTCTTAGACCTTCTTGCTGGTGTTGATGACCCAGAGGAAAAACGTAAAATCATTGGTAATGAATTTATTCGTGTATTTGATGACGAAGCAAGCAAACTTAAAGGTGTTGACTTCTTAGCACAAGGTACTCTTTATACAGACGTTATCGAGTCTGGTACAGATACTGCTCAAACAATCAAATCACACCACAACGTTGGTGGTCTCCCAGAAGATATGCAATTTGAATTGATTGAGCCACTTAACACACTTTTCAAAGATGAAGTTCGTGCGCTTGGTACAGCTCTTGGTATGCCAGATGAAATCGTTTGGCGCCAACCATTCCCAGGACCAGGACTTGCTATCCGTGTTATGGGTGAAATTACAGCTGAACGTCTTGAAACTGTTCGTGAATCTGATGCTATCCTTCGTGAAGAAATTGCTAAAGCAGGTCTTGACCGCGACATCTGGCAATATTTCACTGTTAACACAGGTGTTCGTTCAGTTGGTGTTATGGGTGACGGACGTACTTACGATTACACAATCGCAATCCGCGCTATCACATCAATCGACGGAATGACAGCAGACTTTGCACGTATCCCATGGGATGTGCTTCAAAAAATCTCAGTCCGTATCGTAAATGAAGTTGACCACGTAAACCGCGTCGTCTATGATATCACAAGTAAACCACCAGCAACAGTAGAGTGGGAATAA